In one window of Prosthecobacter vanneervenii DNA:
- a CDS encoding DUF1592 domain-containing protein translates to MRPLLSVLSFLALHGAAFGADDFQASILPLLKERCNSCHSTEKQKGDLDLERFTSVADIKREPMIWEGVLDQIHLGEMPPKKEPQLTDEQKKRLVQWVQSRLDEVALANAGDPGPVVLRRLSNMEYTYTLRDLTGVESLDPAREFPVDGAAGEGFTNAGAALVMSPALLSKYLDAAKEVASHAVLTPQGMHFSQSYSPRDWADEALAKIREIYHRYSESAGQSELKVTGAKIIAKDEGRLPLGKYLAALQGQGSTDGLSPKYLTLLRQALSSTQPSMLLDPLRAKFRAGNLTVADVAAWQQALWRFASVGHIGKENGPKAWQEPVVPLVAKHEIRMKLTASKDGGDRTFYFTTMDAGDGSENDSAVWENARLVAPGRADLPLRDVPKLMERLQQRRAQLVASVLPCLAAVHEAQMNSERTDVAALAQKHGVDPAFLLGWLDYIGVGSASQVKLEPLLAKKILSVPNYNFIQGWSGEQALSVLANSSDKTPRIPGLMQAHSVATHPSPTRASVIAWRSPVSGSLNIQGNVADAHVDCGNGITWALEVCRGHLRDVLASGVSKGSERISTGVFDKVQVMQGDVVALVIGPKDGNHSCDLTTVNLTLKDGQTTWDLAKDVSPNILAGNPHGAWHFLSQPAAQQMDSAIPDGSPLARWRKTKDAAEREVLAGEVRALLEKDPATLPAGSSEQALRSQILSATGPLLMAVLKEHAPGSLAASSYEVKAPSVVEIKVPAELLEGSELVVTARLLNPEGSVQMQVHDVRPESLKGLAVDEAQTAQSKGLWSDNNLQTHHSAPVIVSEKSAARRRFQAAFDEFRSLFPIALCYTQIVPIDEVVTLTLFHREDDHLKRLMLSEAEGAELDRLWDELRFVSEWPLKQVDVFEQLFQFATQDAKPSAFEPMRAPIMNAAAAFKRQLVEAEPAQVAAVVEFAEKAWRRPLSRGEREGLQALYQKMRSQELPHAVATRMMLARVLVAPAFLYRGEKATPGSKAAPVSTHELATRLSYFLWSSCPDAELAQLATSGKLNDPAVLLQQMQRMIKDAKMRRLATEFGCQWLHVRDVGTLDEKSERHFPSFVSLRQDMQEEVTRFFIDILQNNRSVLSLLDADHTFVNASLAKHYGLDVKSDGWQRIDGLQAKGRGGILGFAATLAKQAGASRTSAILRGTWLSEVILGDKLPIPPKGVPVLPEETPANLSERQLIERHSRDENCSGCHRRIDPFGFALEGFDAIGRARKADTKTILPDGTAVDGLADLRDYLIDKRGDDFVRQFCRKLLGYALGRSVQLSDKPLIDSMVKSDRRMVSLIDLIIHSPQFLEVRGKDTIAQH, encoded by the coding sequence ATGAGACCTTTGCTTTCTGTCTTGTCCTTCCTGGCTCTGCATGGCGCAGCGTTTGGCGCGGATGATTTTCAGGCATCGATCCTGCCTTTGCTCAAAGAGCGTTGCAACTCCTGCCACTCCACCGAGAAGCAGAAGGGTGATCTGGACCTGGAGCGCTTCACCTCCGTGGCGGACATCAAGCGCGAGCCCATGATCTGGGAGGGGGTGCTGGACCAGATTCACCTGGGTGAGATGCCGCCAAAAAAAGAGCCGCAGCTCACTGATGAGCAGAAAAAGCGGCTCGTGCAGTGGGTGCAGTCCAGGCTGGACGAAGTGGCCTTGGCCAATGCCGGTGATCCCGGCCCCGTGGTGCTGCGTCGTCTCTCCAACATGGAGTACACCTACACGCTGCGTGATCTCACCGGAGTGGAGTCGCTTGATCCAGCCAGAGAGTTTCCCGTGGATGGAGCTGCGGGCGAGGGTTTTACCAATGCGGGTGCGGCACTCGTGATGTCCCCTGCATTGCTCAGCAAGTACCTCGATGCGGCCAAGGAGGTCGCTTCTCATGCGGTGCTCACTCCTCAGGGCATGCACTTCTCCCAGTCCTACTCACCGCGAGACTGGGCGGACGAGGCTCTGGCAAAGATCCGCGAGATCTACCATCGCTACAGCGAATCTGCGGGACAGTCCGAACTGAAGGTGACGGGTGCAAAGATCATCGCCAAAGACGAAGGTCGTCTGCCGCTGGGCAAATACCTCGCCGCATTGCAGGGGCAGGGGAGCACCGATGGGCTGAGCCCGAAATACCTGACGCTGCTCAGACAAGCTCTCAGCAGTACACAGCCATCCATGCTGCTGGATCCCTTGCGCGCCAAATTCCGTGCGGGAAATCTCACTGTGGCAGATGTGGCCGCATGGCAGCAGGCCTTATGGCGCTTTGCCAGTGTGGGGCACATCGGCAAGGAAAACGGTCCCAAAGCTTGGCAGGAGCCCGTGGTGCCTCTGGTGGCTAAGCATGAGATCCGCATGAAGCTCACGGCTTCCAAGGATGGCGGAGATCGCACCTTCTATTTCACCACGATGGATGCAGGAGATGGCAGTGAGAACGATTCGGCCGTGTGGGAAAATGCGCGGCTGGTGGCCCCTGGCCGTGCTGATCTTCCGCTGCGCGATGTGCCAAAGCTCATGGAGCGTCTGCAGCAGCGGCGCGCACAACTGGTCGCCAGTGTACTGCCCTGTCTGGCTGCGGTTCACGAGGCACAGATGAATTCCGAGCGCACGGATGTGGCCGCGCTGGCGCAGAAGCATGGCGTGGATCCCGCGTTTTTGCTGGGGTGGCTGGATTACATAGGTGTTGGCTCGGCCAGTCAGGTGAAGCTGGAGCCGCTGCTCGCCAAAAAAATCCTGAGTGTTCCGAATTACAATTTCATCCAGGGCTGGTCCGGCGAGCAGGCGCTCAGTGTGCTGGCAAACTCTTCCGACAAGACTCCGCGGATTCCGGGTTTGATGCAGGCTCACAGCGTCGCCACGCATCCCTCTCCCACACGCGCGTCGGTCATCGCTTGGCGCAGCCCGGTTAGCGGGTCCCTTAATATCCAGGGAAATGTGGCGGACGCGCATGTGGACTGCGGCAATGGCATCACCTGGGCCCTGGAGGTGTGCCGGGGCCACCTGCGGGATGTACTCGCCTCCGGAGTCAGCAAAGGATCGGAACGCATTTCCACAGGAGTCTTCGACAAGGTTCAGGTCATGCAAGGAGACGTGGTAGCCCTGGTGATCGGCCCCAAGGACGGAAACCACAGCTGCGATCTCACCACGGTGAATCTGACACTCAAGGATGGCCAGACGACCTGGGATCTGGCAAAGGATGTGTCTCCCAATATCCTGGCAGGGAATCCCCACGGAGCCTGGCATTTTCTCAGCCAGCCCGCGGCTCAGCAGATGGACTCGGCGATTCCTGACGGCTCGCCTCTGGCCCGCTGGCGCAAGACCAAGGATGCGGCCGAGCGTGAGGTGCTCGCTGGGGAGGTTCGGGCATTGCTGGAAAAAGATCCCGCCACGCTTCCTGCCGGTTCGTCCGAACAGGCTCTGCGCAGTCAGATCCTGTCAGCCACGGGACCTCTTCTCATGGCTGTCCTGAAGGAGCATGCGCCTGGTTCTCTCGCCGCGTCCAGCTATGAGGTGAAAGCTCCGTCGGTGGTCGAGATCAAAGTTCCCGCCGAATTGCTTGAAGGTTCGGAACTGGTGGTCACGGCCCGGCTGCTGAACCCCGAAGGCAGCGTGCAGATGCAGGTGCATGATGTCAGGCCCGAATCGCTCAAAGGCCTTGCCGTTGACGAAGCGCAAACTGCGCAGTCCAAGGGTCTGTGGTCTGACAACAATCTGCAGACTCATCACAGCGCACCGGTGATCGTGAGCGAGAAAAGCGCCGCCCGTCGTCGCTTCCAGGCGGCCTTTGATGAGTTTCGCAGTCTTTTCCCCATCGCGCTTTGCTACACCCAGATTGTGCCGATCGATGAAGTCGTCACGCTCACGCTCTTTCACCGTGAGGATGATCATCTGAAACGCCTCATGCTCTCCGAGGCCGAAGGCGCCGAACTCGACCGCCTCTGGGATGAGCTGCGCTTCGTCAGTGAATGGCCGCTGAAGCAGGTGGATGTCTTTGAGCAGCTTTTCCAGTTTGCCACGCAGGACGCCAAGCCCAGCGCCTTTGAGCCGATGCGTGCGCCCATCATGAATGCAGCCGCCGCCTTCAAGCGTCAGCTTGTTGAGGCAGAGCCGGCGCAGGTTGCTGCCGTGGTTGAGTTTGCGGAAAAAGCCTGGCGTCGGCCGCTAAGCCGTGGGGAGCGTGAAGGGCTGCAGGCTCTCTACCAAAAAATGCGCAGTCAGGAGCTGCCACACGCTGTGGCCACACGCATGATGCTGGCGCGCGTGCTTGTCGCTCCTGCATTTCTCTATCGCGGGGAGAAAGCCACGCCCGGCTCCAAAGCCGCACCGGTCAGTACGCATGAGCTGGCCACGCGGCTCAGCTACTTTCTCTGGTCATCCTGCCCGGATGCTGAACTGGCCCAGCTCGCCACTTCTGGAAAGCTGAATGATCCCGCCGTGCTCTTGCAGCAAATGCAGCGAATGATCAAAGACGCCAAAATGCGACGCCTCGCCACGGAGTTCGGCTGCCAGTGGCTGCATGTGCGCGATGTCGGCACGTTGGACGAAAAGAGCGAACGGCACTTTCCCAGCTTCGTCTCCCTGCGCCAGGACATGCAGGAGGAGGTGACCCGCTTTTTCATCGACATCCTTCAAAACAACCGCAGCGTTCTCTCGCTGCTGGATGCCGATCATACTTTTGTGAATGCCAGCCTCGCGAAGCATTACGGTCTGGATGTTAAGAGCGATGGCTGGCAGCGCATTGACGGACTGCAGGCCAAAGGCCGCGGCGGCATCCTCGGCTTTGCAGCCACGCTTGCCAAGCAGGCAGGTGCCTCCCGCACCAGCGCCATTCTGCGCGGCACCTGGCTGAGCGAGGTCATCCTCGGAGACAAGCTGCCCATCCCGCCGAAAGGTGTGCCCGTGCTTCCGGAGGAAACGCCGGCCAATCTCAGCGAGCGGCAGCTCATTGAGCGCCACAGCCGCGATGAAAACTGCTCCGGCTGCCATCGCCGCATCGACCCCTTCGGCTTCGCGCTCGAAGGATTCGACGCCATCGGACGTGCGCGTAAAGCGGATACCAAGACCATTTTGCCAGATGGCACGGCTGTCGATGGCCTCGCAGATCTGCGCGACTATCTCATCGACAAGCGTGGCGATGACTTCGTGCGTCAGTTCTGCCGCAAGCTGCTCGGTTATGCCCTGGGCCGCAGCGTGCAGCTTTCAGACAAGCCCCTGATCGACTCCATGGTCAAAAGCGACCGCCGCATGGTTTCTCTGATCGACCTCATCATCCACAGCCCGCAGTTCCTGGAAGTGCGGGGAAAAGACACCATCGCCCAGCACTGA
- a CDS encoding DUF1501 domain-containing protein: MNAPSISRRSWLQSSAAGFGALALHDLVQAAQSPLAARAPQFPAKAKRVIFLFMSGGPSQPDLFDPKDYIRRMHGQTITAPINTKELRVGTDKFLALATQGEVRPRGQSGIMISDLLPHTASIADEICLLRAVHADNNQHQPAALQFHTGVTADVRPSMGAWISYGLGMENQNLPGFISIHPDSDTRLYGSSFLPAAHQGTKVVIPTSDKQSPIDYLADVSGDVKAQRARIDFTQRMNRRLMGQAGSDARMEGMIESMETAFRMQTTAPELVDISNESEATRKLYGVGGKDTDKNARACLLARKLSEAGVRFVQVTMGGWDHHGDIRNALPKSCAASDQPCAALIKDLKSRGLLDDTLVVWSGEFGRTPWSQDLSGTSPIEKHGREHQPESFCAWMAGGGIRPGFTFGETDDFGFRPLSGKVHLHDLHATILHQLGLDHEKLTWRHLGRDFRLTDVHGNVVKEILS; encoded by the coding sequence ATGAATGCACCTTCCATTTCCCGTCGTTCATGGCTGCAGAGTTCAGCCGCTGGTTTCGGTGCCCTCGCTTTGCACGATCTGGTGCAGGCGGCTCAAAGTCCCCTCGCTGCCCGGGCACCGCAGTTTCCGGCCAAAGCCAAACGCGTGATCTTTCTGTTCATGTCCGGCGGGCCTTCGCAGCCCGACTTGTTTGACCCCAAGGACTACATCCGCCGCATGCATGGTCAGACCATCACCGCGCCCATCAACACCAAGGAGCTGCGTGTCGGCACGGACAAATTCCTGGCGCTGGCCACTCAGGGAGAGGTGCGTCCGCGTGGGCAGTCCGGCATAATGATCTCCGATTTGCTGCCGCATACCGCCAGCATCGCCGATGAGATCTGCCTGCTGCGCGCCGTGCATGCGGACAACAACCAGCACCAGCCCGCCGCTTTGCAGTTTCATACCGGGGTGACAGCGGATGTGCGTCCCTCGATGGGGGCCTGGATCAGCTACGGCCTCGGCATGGAAAATCAAAACCTGCCGGGCTTTATCAGCATTCACCCGGACAGCGACACCCGGCTCTATGGTTCGTCCTTTCTGCCTGCGGCCCATCAGGGCACCAAGGTGGTCATCCCCACCAGCGACAAGCAGTCGCCCATCGACTACCTGGCGGATGTCTCCGGTGATGTGAAGGCTCAGCGTGCGCGCATCGATTTCACCCAGCGCATGAACCGCCGACTGATGGGACAGGCGGGCTCCGATGCACGCATGGAGGGCATGATTGAAAGCATGGAGACCGCCTTCCGCATGCAGACCACGGCTCCTGAGCTGGTGGACATTTCGAATGAGTCCGAGGCCACCCGAAAACTCTACGGTGTCGGCGGCAAGGACACAGATAAAAACGCCCGTGCCTGCCTTTTGGCTCGGAAGCTGAGCGAAGCCGGTGTGCGTTTTGTGCAGGTCACCATGGGTGGCTGGGACCATCACGGAGACATCCGCAATGCGCTCCCCAAAAGCTGCGCCGCCAGCGACCAGCCCTGCGCTGCACTCATTAAAGATCTCAAGTCTCGTGGCTTGCTGGATGACACGCTGGTGGTCTGGAGCGGTGAGTTTGGCCGCACACCTTGGAGCCAGGATCTCAGCGGCACCTCGCCGATCGAAAAGCACGGGCGTGAGCATCAGCCAGAGAGCTTCTGCGCCTGGATGGCAGGTGGCGGTATCAGACCCGGATTCACTTTTGGTGAGACAGATGATTTCGGCTTCCGCCCTCTCTCAGGAAAGGTGCACCTGCATGACCTGCACGCCACGATCTTGCATCAGCTCGGACTCGACCATGAAAAGCTGACATGGCGTCACCTCGGCCGCGACTTCCGGCTCACGGATGTGCATGGAAACGTCGTGAAGGAGATCCTGTCATGA
- a CDS encoding PSD1 and planctomycete cytochrome C domain-containing protein: protein MNRVFQILGIGMLALASVQAEDRLAFFDAKVLPLLQSRCYECHSHEKKIKGGLALDSKTGWQAGGDNGAVIVPGNPKQSHLIQAVHYTNPEMEMPPKGRLAADEIAILEQWVSMGAPDSRVKKTAVSSARVIDFEEGKKFWAFRPVHAEKPPEVGHQEWPLDPVDRFILAALEAKDMLPSPDADAYTWLRRVTLDLTGLPPAPEEAAHFDGSASARAAVVERLLQSRAFGERWARHWLDLVGYADQIGTSNNVFAEHAWRYRDYVIAAFNSDKPFNRFIREQIAGDLLPAKTPQERAANITATGFLVLGDVEIVAVDKLKMEHDLVDQQVSKIGTAFLGMTLGCVRCHDHKFDPISQADYYAIAGMLRSTDATYKTDNGVWSSVNKTELPETAAEKAEREVRLVANDTRIREWETELELADREKTALQGQIAKAAKDAKPALEKKRDEAAARIKTLNSRIEHAKFFAPVAPKAFAVHDREKPADMRITIRGNPYALGDSVKRGALRVASWADFPAIPAGQSGRLQLADWVADARNPLTARVTVNRIWQKLFGEGLVRSVDYFGVRGEPPTHPELLDYLAERFMKNGWSQKQLIRELVLSRAYRMSSANNATAAAKDPDNRLLWRMNRQRLDAEAIRDSMLAISGGLASSVGGPALPLEFPENVTSLSPKAVNPPAFAFKKMRPVHDFERTIYLPVIRTAAQPGSAKLRDVFDFTQPAQIAGRRAETAVPTQALFLLNSDLVRARATETARRLAAEESNVGARLEALWLRVLSRPISSAEREDALRFLESMPADKSWVELCHALLSSNEFLLRL from the coding sequence ATGAACCGCGTCTTCCAGATCCTGGGCATTGGCATGCTCGCGTTAGCCTCAGTGCAGGCGGAGGATCGCCTTGCCTTTTTTGACGCCAAGGTGCTGCCCCTGCTGCAGAGCCGCTGCTACGAGTGCCACTCGCATGAAAAGAAGATCAAAGGCGGGCTGGCTCTGGACTCAAAGACTGGCTGGCAGGCAGGTGGAGATAATGGTGCGGTCATCGTGCCAGGAAATCCGAAGCAGAGTCATCTCATTCAGGCGGTGCACTACACCAATCCTGAGATGGAAATGCCGCCCAAGGGGAGGCTCGCAGCAGATGAGATTGCCATTTTGGAGCAGTGGGTGTCCATGGGCGCGCCTGACTCTCGCGTCAAAAAGACTGCTGTCAGCTCTGCTCGTGTGATCGATTTCGAGGAAGGGAAAAAGTTCTGGGCCTTTCGGCCGGTGCACGCTGAAAAGCCGCCCGAAGTAGGACATCAGGAATGGCCGCTTGATCCAGTGGACCGATTCATACTGGCCGCCCTTGAGGCCAAAGACATGCTGCCTTCGCCAGATGCCGATGCCTATACCTGGCTGCGTCGTGTGACGCTTGATCTCACCGGCCTGCCACCGGCTCCGGAAGAGGCGGCTCATTTTGATGGATCGGCATCTGCGCGCGCAGCGGTGGTCGAGCGTCTGCTGCAGTCACGTGCCTTTGGCGAACGCTGGGCCCGCCATTGGCTGGACCTCGTCGGCTACGCAGATCAGATCGGCACTTCAAACAACGTCTTTGCGGAACATGCCTGGCGTTATCGGGATTACGTCATTGCCGCCTTCAATTCCGACAAACCGTTCAACAGGTTCATCCGAGAACAGATCGCCGGAGATCTGCTGCCTGCTAAAACACCCCAAGAGCGCGCGGCAAACATCACCGCCACGGGATTTCTGGTGCTGGGGGATGTTGAAATCGTCGCCGTGGACAAGCTCAAGATGGAGCACGATCTCGTGGATCAGCAGGTCAGCAAGATCGGCACCGCCTTCCTTGGCATGACGCTGGGCTGCGTGCGTTGCCATGATCACAAGTTTGATCCCATCTCGCAGGCCGACTATTACGCGATTGCGGGCATGTTGCGCAGCACAGATGCGACTTACAAGACCGACAATGGCGTCTGGAGCAGCGTCAATAAAACCGAGCTCCCGGAAACAGCGGCGGAGAAGGCCGAGCGTGAGGTGCGGCTCGTCGCAAACGACACTCGAATCCGTGAGTGGGAAACTGAGCTTGAACTAGCCGATCGAGAGAAAACCGCGCTGCAAGGGCAGATCGCGAAAGCTGCCAAAGACGCGAAGCCAGCACTCGAAAAGAAGCGCGATGAAGCTGCAGCGCGCATCAAGACGCTGAATAGCCGAATCGAGCACGCGAAGTTCTTTGCCCCCGTCGCGCCAAAAGCCTTCGCCGTGCACGACCGTGAAAAGCCGGCCGACATGCGCATCACCATCCGCGGCAATCCTTACGCACTGGGAGACTCAGTGAAGCGCGGAGCATTGCGCGTCGCATCGTGGGCTGATTTCCCTGCGATACCGGCAGGACAAAGCGGCAGGCTTCAGCTCGCAGACTGGGTGGCTGACGCTCGCAACCCGCTCACCGCCCGGGTCACCGTGAACCGCATCTGGCAGAAGCTCTTTGGCGAAGGTCTTGTGCGCAGCGTTGACTACTTCGGTGTCCGTGGAGAGCCCCCCACGCATCCAGAGCTGCTGGATTACCTCGCCGAGCGGTTCATGAAAAATGGCTGGTCGCAGAAGCAGCTCATTCGCGAGCTCGTCCTCAGCCGTGCTTACCGCATGAGCAGCGCCAACAATGCCACCGCTGCAGCCAAAGATCCTGACAACCGCCTGCTCTGGCGCATGAACCGCCAGCGACTGGATGCCGAGGCGATCCGCGACTCCATGCTCGCAATCAGCGGCGGTCTTGCATCTTCAGTGGGTGGTCCTGCACTCCCGCTGGAGTTTCCTGAGAACGTCACCAGCCTCAGCCCCAAGGCGGTCAATCCGCCTGCGTTTGCATTCAAGAAGATGCGCCCGGTGCATGACTTCGAGCGCACCATTTATCTGCCTGTCATCCGCACGGCTGCCCAACCCGGCTCAGCCAAGCTCAGGGATGTGTTTGATTTTACCCAGCCTGCGCAGATTGCCGGCAGGCGTGCAGAGACAGCCGTGCCGACGCAGGCTTTGTTCCTGTTGAACAGTGATCTCGTCCGCGCCCGCGCCACAGAGACTGCCCGGCGGCTGGCTGCTGAAGAGTCAAACGTGGGAGCAAGGCTTGAAGCACTGTGGCTGCGCGTCCTCAGCCGTCCCATCAGCAGCGCCGAGCGTGAGGACGCCCTCAGATTTCTCGAATCCATGCCAGCTGACAAGTCGTGGGTCGAACTGTGCCACGCGCTGCTCTCCTCCAACGAATTTCTGCTCCGCCTATGA
- a CDS encoding GntR family transcriptional regulator, whose protein sequence is MKTAVASPSRTDSTASLLRAEILNGSSAPGALLAESAVARRLGVSRVPVREALFALEREGLVEFSPTGRAFVKDLTPQDFEELYVLRLALEPLASRLAAQSFRADVTLLEENLAATRRARSVQDVTLLDLDFHQIILETSGNARLVKLWNSLRGELELWLGRLHRTHQMQTKETLQQTVDAHQSIVESFKTQTPSTCERLMREHILGWREWLPLAP, encoded by the coding sequence ATGAAAACGGCCGTCGCTTCTCCCTCGCGCACAGATTCCACAGCCTCGCTGCTGCGGGCTGAAATCCTCAATGGCAGCTCCGCGCCCGGCGCGCTGTTGGCAGAGTCTGCCGTGGCCCGGAGGCTGGGGGTCAGCCGTGTGCCGGTGCGGGAAGCGCTCTTCGCACTCGAACGCGAAGGGCTCGTCGAGTTCAGCCCGACGGGGCGTGCCTTTGTCAAAGACCTGACTCCGCAGGATTTTGAAGAGCTGTATGTGCTGCGCCTTGCCCTGGAGCCGCTGGCTTCACGTCTCGCGGCGCAGTCATTCAGGGCGGATGTGACTCTGCTGGAAGAAAATCTGGCTGCCACTCGCAGAGCCCGGTCAGTGCAGGATGTGACGCTGCTGGATCTGGACTTTCACCAGATCATTCTCGAAACCTCCGGCAACGCGCGTCTGGTCAAGCTCTGGAACTCCCTGCGTGGCGAACTGGAGCTCTGGCTCGGACGTTTGCACCGCACGCATCAGATGCAGACCAAGGAGACCCTCCAGCAGACGGTGGATGCGCATCAGTCCATCGTGGAAAGTTTCAAGACCCAAACGCCCTCCACCTGCGAACGCCTGATGCGCGAGCACATCCTCGGCTGGCGTGAATGGCTACCGCTCGCTCCATGA